The following are encoded together in the Pithys albifrons albifrons isolate INPA30051 chromosome 5, PitAlb_v1, whole genome shotgun sequence genome:
- the IGFBP7 gene encoding insulin-like growth factor-binding protein 7, whose translation MPPCAMLLLLPLLLLAALAVPAPAAAAGGCGPCEPARCPALPPRGCPLGRVRDACGCCWQCGRGEGEACGAGGGAAGGRCAPGLECVKSRQRRKAKSGPGLPAAGPTGVCLCKSRYPVCGSDGLTYSSGCQLRAASLRAQSRGEPAISQRSKGACEQGPSIVTPPKDIWNVTGAQIYLSCEVIGIPTPVLIWNKIIRGQYGVQRMELLPGDRENLAIQTRGGPEKHEVTGWVLISPLSKDDAGEYECHASNAKGEATASAKIHVVETLHEIALTKDDGAEL comes from the exons ATGCCGCCCTGCgcgatgctgctgctgctgccgctgctgctgctggcggCGCTGGCGGTGCCcgccccggcggcggcggcggggggctGTGGGCCCTGCGAGCCGGCGCGGTgcccggcgctgccgccgcgGGGATGCCCGCTGGGCCGGGTGCGGGAcgcctgtggctgctgctggcagtgcgGGCGCGGCGAGGGCGAGGCGTGCGGCgccggcggcggcgcggcgggagGACGCTGCGCGCCCGGGCTCGAGTGCGTGAAGAGCCGCCAGCGCCGCAAGGCGAAGAGCGGCCCGGGGCTCCCCGCCGCCGGCCCGACCGGCGTGTGCCTCTGCAAGAGCCGCTACCCGGTGTGCGGCAGCGACGGGCTCACCTACAGCAGCGGCTGCCAGCTCCGCGCCGCCAGCCTGCGCGCACAGAGCCGCGGAGAGCCCGCCATCAGCCAGCGCAGCAAGGGAGCCTGCGAGCAAG GACCCTCCATTGTGACTCCTCCTAAGGACATCTGGAATGTGACAGGAGCACAGATCTACCTGAGCTGTGAAGTCATTGGCATCCCAACCCCTGTCCTCATCTGGAACAAG ATAATTCGAGGACAGTATGGTGTTCAGAGGATGGAGCTTCTGCCTGGGGACCGGGAGAACTTGGCTATCCAGACCCGAGGGGGCCCTGAGAAGCACGAAGTGACTGGATGGGTGCTC ATATCCCCTCTGAGCAAAGATGATGCTGGGGAATATGAGTGCCATGCATCCAACGCCAAAGGAGAGGCAACAGCTTCTGCAAAAATCCATGTTGTGGAAACTCTGCATGAAATAGCTCTGACCAAAG ATGATGGTGCAGAGCTGTGA
- the PIGY gene encoding phosphatidylinositol N-acetylglucosaminyltransferase subunit Y: MAGGGMLPSLPTLTVLVPLLSLAGLFYSASVDEAFPQGCTSTNSLCFYSLLLPVTIPVYVFFHLWTWMGIKLFRHN, from the coding sequence ATGGCCGGGGGAGGGatgctgccctccctgcccacactgACTGTGCTCGTTCCCCTCCTGTCCTTGGCTGGCTTGTTTTACTCAGCCAGCGTAGACGAAGCCTTCCCCCAGGGCTGCACCAGCACAAACAGCTTGTGTTTCTACAGTCTTCTCCTTCCTGTTACAATACCGGTTTATGTGTTCTTTCACCTTTGGACCTGGATGGGGATTAAGCTTTTTAGGCACAACTAG
- the PYURF gene encoding protein preY, mitochondrial, producing the protein MLRAVPGLLRRAGGAGGHGRERHRERERDRDRDPDQEQSSGSARPQPPESSLLRFLVCPLSKRPLRYEEATNELINEELGIAYPIIDGIPNMVPEAARRTHKQPPAEDSKQP; encoded by the exons aTGCTGCGGGCCGTGCCGGGGCTGCTGCGGCGGGCGGGGGGAGCGGGCGGGCACGGCCGGGAGCGGCaccgggagcgggagcgggatcgggatcgggacCCGGACCAGGAGCAGAGCTCGGGCTCAGCGCGGCCGCAGCCGCCGGAGTCGTCGCTGCTGCGTTTCCTGGTGTGCCCGCTCTCCAAGCGGCCGCTGAG GTACGAAGAAGCCACGAACGAGCTCATTAACGAGGAGCTGGGTATCGCGTACCCCATCATCGACGGCATCCCGAACATGGTTCCAGAGGCTGCCAGGAGGACGCACAAGCAGCCCCCGGCCGAGGACTCGAAGCAGCCCTGA